One Halichondria panicea chromosome 6, odHalPani1.1, whole genome shotgun sequence genomic window carries:
- the LOC135337961 gene encoding uncharacterized protein LOC135337961 codes for MLSRDFLTWLVLLLTLATVTRSEHYHIVPVDSTDLCHGYRNGTCFTLEQLVQTDLLSGGVNLTLSFLPGDHVLTEQLLIRNFSHVHFTSRNKSITVVRFDSNATLRFVSITKLSIKHLGFIGVNVGTRKSHQGLTIDSAHDVYINDCYFTNFFVFLNQTVLGNHINTQTVTIESTFFVNNTGRALHIEADDVYITNSNFTRNDGGAVYIQSNSTLISNTEFNYNSAVTGGAVELVSGTVVITWCNFTNSEAFQYGGAIYVDSGSVSISDSTLTNSSADRSGGAIGVYSGNVSISDSILTNNRADYGGAIDVTSGSVSIFDSTLTNNRADGSGGAIGVHSSSVSLSNSTLTNNSAEGNGGAIHGNLGSTVFISNSTLKNNMATYGGGIFLRESTLFVKKPIKIYHNTALNGGGIYAHSSRVEFQSALPIRLGTNTQSEIVKNIAENGGGIYAVATTIKLTRSHVNIDSNIAIAKGGGVFLQQSSSLYIYKKDNEYEAQNIFVTLMFNNNLAQYGGGIFVADDTESGACRGGVIETGATQTIFAECFFQTIKLYNYGYGFANYFNTFMTNNKATQSGADIYGGLLDRCTASQSAEYYFSSNGLDYINNTIKFSTELSISSRPVQVILCNYSQSDIVFTRKGHTFKISVMAIDQVGNPVNATIHNSVITSSGVVRLKEGQAEQVVGNQCTELKYNVFSQDSSAQVELYAEGPCINLGISRQLISISFLPCTCPIGLKPILSDIVCKCDCDPVLQQDYQITSCSEEIGTIQLESNNNIWIEVINTTNKTGYVVSNCVFDYCVEKPVNINLSNPDKQCAYNRSGVLCGECEPGLSLALGTSNCKECSNLYLLLLIPIALAGILLVTLILMLNITIATGNIHGLILYANIVVANRAIFFPSFNNFLTIFISWVNLDLGIETCFYDGMNSQVNVLLQLVFPAYLLLLIFFIIVLSKYFDSFAKLLSNRNPVAALGTLILLSYSKLLRFVIAALQNRVLKYSDGSTETVWLYDGNVQYFTHDHIPQFVAAIIILIAGVLFTVLLFFGQWFPRCSKVMIWTKNTYYNGFKDAYHAAFPPKHRYWVGLLLFALIAHNLVVAMAPDTSLPLLSSGCIAFGLIALNNRVYKKQLNETFFLLNLGILSIGTFYVVETHRQQETLTIVSMSIAFLLFVTIISYHFHHYILKKTKTWLKIKEVAKKLRTSTADKRNEQPNNAMVMHQLAANEFEDDDDKEHKTEQVDIVDPPPYTNGVVEEADSDHYVTPPIIRSAARPDQLRPFYVDELAPLITEDNKPAPPQQESNIISLLHTQ; via the coding sequence ATGCTGTCTAGAGATTTTCTCACCTGGTTAGTACTACTACTgaccctagctactgttaccaggagtgagcactatcacattgtgccgGTGGATTCAACCGACTTGTGTCATGGATATcgaaatggaacttgtttcactctcgagcagcttgttcaaacagacctgttatctggtggagtcaatctcaccttgagctttctacctggagatcatgtgttaACTGAGCAGTTATTGATTCGCAACTTTTCACACGTGCACTTTACCAGCCGGAACAAAAGTATAACTGTAGTCAGATTCGATAGCAATGCTACGTTACGTTTTGTTAGTATTACCAAATTGAGTATTAAACACTTGGGTTTCATTGGAGTGAATGTTGGAACACGAAAATCACATCAAGGTTTGACCATTGACAGTGCCCACGATGTCTATATCAACGACTGCTACTTTACGAACTTTTTTGTCTTCCTCAATCAAACTGTCTTGGGAAACCACATAAATACTCAAACTGTAACAATTGAGAGCACTTTCTTTGTGAACAACACTGGTCGGGCACTGCACATTGAGGCtgatgatgtgtacataacAAATAGCAACTTCACTAGAAATGATGGAGGTGCAGTTTACATTCAATCAAATAGCACACTGATTAGCAACACAGAGTTCAACTACAACAGTGCTGTGACTGGAGGAGCAGTAGAATTGGTATCTGGTACTGTAGTGATCACCTGGTGTAACTTCACAAATAGTGAAGCTTTTCagtatggtggagcgatttatgttGACTCAGGCAGTGTGTCTATCTCCGACAGCACACTGACAAACAGCAGTGCTGACAGgagtggtggagcgattggtgTCTACTCAGGCAATGTGTCCATCTCTGACAGCatactgacaaacaacagagctgactaCGGTGGAGCGATTGATGTTACctcaggcagtgtgtccatcttcGACAGCACACTGACAAACAATAGAGCGGACGGGAGTGGTGGAGCAATTGGTGTTCACTCAAGCAGTGTGTCTCTCTCTAACAgcacactgacaaacaacagtgctgaagggaatggtggagcgattcatGGTAACCTAGGCAGTACTGTGTTCATCTCCAACAGTACACTAAAAAACAACATGGCTACCTACGGAGGAGGAATATTTTTGAGAGAGAGTACACTCTTTGTAAAGAAGCCAATAAAAATCTATCACAACACAGCACTGAATGGTGGAGGCATTTATGCTCATTCAAGCAGAGTCGAGTTTCAATCTGCGTTACCAATTCGTTTAGGTACAAATACACAAAGTGAAATTGTCAAAAACATTGCTGAGAATGGTGGAGGTATATATGCAGTAGCTACAACTATAAAACTAACTCGTTCACACGTTAACATCGACTCAAACATCGCAATTGCTAAAGGAGGTGGAGTGTTTCTACAGCAAAGTTCGAGCCTGTACATATATAAGAAAGACAATGAATATGAGGCTCAGAATATATTTGTCACGTTAATGTTTAACAACAACTTGGCTCAGTACGGAGGGGGAATATTTGTGGCGGATGACACAGAGAGTGGTGCCTGCAGAGGAGGAGTTATAGAAACTGGTGCTACTCAAACCATTTTTGCTGAATGCTTTTTTCAAACAATTAAATTGTATAACTATGGCTACGGATTCGCAAACTATTTCAACACGTTCATGACTAACAACAAAGCTACTCAATCAGGAGCAGACATCTATGGAGGTctgttggacaggtgtacagCAAGTCAAAGTGCTGAATACTACTTTTCTTCAAATGGATTAGACTACATAAATAACACTATAAAATTCTCCACCGAATTATCAATCTCTTCTAGGCCTGTGCAAGTAATTTTATGTAACTATTCACAAAGCGACATTGTTTTTACAAGAAAAGGACACACATTTAAAATCAGTGTTATGGCTATTGACCAAGTTGGAAATCCAGTGAATGCTACAATTCACAATTCTGTTATCACTAGTAGTGGTGTTGTtcgtctcaaagaaggacaggcTGAACAAGTagttggcaatcagtgcacagaattaaagtacaatgtattctcacaagacagctctgctcaagtggaactctatgctGAAGGTCCATGCAtcaatttgggaatttcaagaCAACTTATTAGTATTTCTTTTCTACCCTGCACATGCCCTATTGGGCTCAAACCAATTCTGTCCGATATTGTgtgcaagtgtgactgtgatccagttTTGCAACAAGATTATCAGATAACAAGCTGTTCTGAGGAAATTGGGACCATACAGCTAGAAAGTAATAACAACATATGGATAGAAGTCATAAATACCACCAACAAAACAGGGTATGTTGTTAGTAACTGTGtatttgactattgtgtagAAAAACCAGTCAACATCAATCTAAGCAACCCTGACAAACAAtgtgcctacaatcgaagtggtgtcttgtgtggagaatgtgaaccaggactCAGTCTTGCTTTGGGTACGTCCAACTGTAAAGAATGCTCTAATCTTTATCTTCTTCTACTAATACCAATAGCACTGGCAGGCATATTGCTAGTTACTTTAATTCTCATGCTCAACAttactatagcaactggaaaTATTCATGGCCTCATACTTTACGCCAACATAGTAGTTGCTAATAGAGCAATTTTCTTTCCTAGTTTTAACAACTTTTTAACAATTTTTATatcatgggtgaatcttgaccTGGGAATCGAGACTTGCTTTTACgatggaatgaactctcaagTAAACGTGctccttcaacttgtctttCCCGCTTACTTGCTTCTTCTAATATTCTTCATAATCGTTTTGAGCAAGTACtttgactcatttgcaaagctcctctccaacaggaacccagttgctgccctaggcacactcATCCTGCTATCTTATTCCAAACTCTTACGGTTTGTCATTGCTGCACTACAAAACAGAGTTTTGAAATATTCTGACGGATCCACCGAGACTGTGTGGCTGTACGACGGcaatgtgcaatatttcactcACGATCACATCCCTCAGTTTGTTGCTGCTATCATAATCCTCATTGCCGGTGtattgttcactgtactgctcttctttggacaatggtttcctCGCTGTTCCAAGGTTATGATATGGACCAAGAACACATACTACAATGGTTTTAAGGATGCATACCATGCTGCATTCcctcccaagcatcgctactgggtgggactgctcctcttTGCTCTGATTGCTCATAATCTAGTAGTTGCCATGGCTCCAGACACATCTCTCCCTCTGCTATCATCTGGCTGTATTGCATTCGGACTGATAGCATTGAACAACCGAGTGTATAAAAAGCAACTTAATGAAACATTTTTTCTGCTTAATCTCGGTATTCTATCTATTGGCACTTTTTATGTTGTTGAAACACACCGACAGCAAGAAACACTGACCATTGTTTCAATGTCTATAGCTTTCCTCCTTTTTGTGACAATAATCAGCTACCATTTCCACCACTACATACTAAAGAAGACCAAAACATGGCTCAAGATAAAAGAAGTCGCAAAGAAATTGAGAACTAGTACTGCAGACAAAAGGAACGAACAACCTAACAACGCCATGGTAATGCATCAGCTTGCAGCCAATGAATTTGAAGACGATGATGATAAGGAACATAAAACTGAGCAAGTAGACATTGTGGACCCACCACCTTACACTAATGGAGTTGTAGAAGAAGCTGACTCTGATCATTACGTTACTCCTCCCATTATCAGATCAGCTGCGAGGCCCGACCAGTTGAGACCATTCTACGTGGATGAACTAGCCCCCCTCATCACAGAAGACAAtaaaccagcccctccccaaCAAGAGTCAAACATTATCTCGTTGTTACACACACAATAG